A region of Rhodanobacteraceae bacterium DNA encodes the following proteins:
- a CDS encoding Type III restriction-modification system methylation subunit — protein MKTRGTEIALPEQEQFFSTEKLRRSARAGTQLPDPTMAPYGYDPKARFNHLFPALELPALFPPGRLHPDDHVSFGSPELPPHQLYLGDNLYVLRGLPSESIDLIYIDPPFFSNRTYTQIWGDDNEVRSFGDIFQDGMFSYLAWLNARLWEMKRVLKSTGSIYVHCDWHASHYIKCEMDKIFGYGNFVNEVVWHYNRWTAASRTFQRMHDSIFWYAKGADWIYNMQFKDYAEGSKRAHEERGYIQRGSFISKPNPKGVAADDVWDFNFAARSSERIGYPTQKPEFIVERILCASSNGDNVVADFFMGGGTTGAVAMKLGRRFIGCDISRVAVSVTASRMIEVGEQLSGVTVTARTDPTLGLKSKEKEIADIRIGYVGSYPMEKFRGIGHDEFVKFILALYGAMPITTQTQFIHGTANNKLVLSVGSGNPEERVGLVQVEGAVKETLRQYKTQFSEGEEKILQIFGWSFDPAVDGWRRKTIKVLNEREVPLQVELVSLASEGFRQKIFRNVGESNIDLKFNRLNQLLSFTGAPFAGQIAARAQSGLTVTFVLEGARAMGAGGKLINCQWDFNYDGARFAQREYALNRTGSNGNFDAVLEAEYTFPHAGEYTVAARVQDNLDGQATAVAMIKVANGRCEVKPVGSEG, from the coding sequence ATGAAAACACGTGGAACCGAAATCGCGCTTCCGGAGCAGGAGCAGTTCTTTTCGACGGAAAAGCTGCGGCGTTCGGCGCGGGCGGGTACCCAGCTTCCTGACCCGACGATGGCGCCATACGGTTACGACCCCAAGGCGCGCTTCAATCACTTGTTCCCGGCGTTGGAGCTGCCGGCACTGTTTCCGCCCGGGCGTCTGCACCCCGACGACCACGTGAGCTTCGGCTCGCCGGAGTTGCCGCCGCACCAGTTGTACCTTGGCGACAACCTGTATGTGTTGCGTGGGCTGCCCAGCGAGAGTATCGACCTGATCTACATTGACCCGCCGTTCTTCTCCAACCGCACCTACACCCAGATCTGGGGCGACGACAACGAGGTGCGCAGCTTCGGCGACATCTTCCAGGACGGCATGTTCAGCTATCTCGCTTGGCTCAATGCGCGGCTGTGGGAAATGAAGCGCGTGCTGAAATCCACCGGCTCGATCTACGTGCACTGCGACTGGCACGCCTCGCACTACATCAAGTGCGAGATGGACAAGATTTTCGGCTACGGCAATTTTGTCAATGAGGTTGTCTGGCACTACAACCGCTGGACCGCTGCATCACGTACCTTCCAACGCATGCATGACTCGATCTTTTGGTACGCCAAGGGTGCAGACTGGATCTACAACATGCAGTTTAAGGATTACGCAGAGGGTTCAAAGCGCGCTCACGAAGAACGTGGCTATATCCAAAGAGGAAGCTTCATCAGCAAGCCCAACCCGAAGGGAGTTGCGGCGGATGATGTCTGGGACTTCAACTTCGCAGCGCGTTCTTCTGAACGTATCGGCTATCCAACCCAGAAGCCGGAATTTATCGTCGAACGGATTCTGTGTGCTTCATCGAACGGTGATAACGTCGTGGCAGATTTTTTCATGGGAGGCGGAACAACTGGTGCAGTCGCCATGAAGCTTGGACGTCGGTTCATCGGCTGCGATATTTCTCGCGTTGCGGTCTCCGTCACCGCCAGCCGGATGATTGAAGTCGGAGAACAGTTGTCGGGCGTGACGGTGACCGCGCGCACCGATCCGACCCTCGGCTTGAAATCGAAAGAGAAGGAAATCGCCGACATCCGCATTGGCTACGTGGGCAGCTACCCGATGGAAAAATTCCGCGGCATCGGGCACGACGAGTTTGTGAAGTTCATCCTTGCGCTGTACGGCGCCATGCCGATCACGACGCAGACCCAATTCATCCACGGCACGGCCAACAACAAGCTGGTGCTGTCGGTGGGCTCAGGCAATCCCGAGGAGCGCGTGGGCCTCGTCCAAGTCGAAGGCGCGGTCAAGGAAACGCTCCGTCAGTACAAGACGCAGTTCAGTGAGGGGGAGGAGAAGATTCTGCAGATCTTCGGCTGGAGCTTCGACCCGGCGGTGGATGGCTGGCGGCGCAAGACGATCAAGGTGCTGAACGAGCGCGAGGTGCCGCTGCAGGTCGAACTGGTGTCGCTGGCGAGCGAGGGTTTCCGGCAGAAGATTTTCCGCAACGTGGGCGAGAGCAACATCGACTTGAAGTTCAACCGCCTGAACCAGTTGCTATCCTTCACCGGCGCGCCGTTCGCTGGCCAAATCGCGGCGCGTGCACAGTCCGGTCTCACCGTGACGTTTGTGCTGGAAGGGGCGCGTGCGATGGGCGCGGGCGGCAAGCTGATCAATTGTCAGTGGGATTTCAATTACGACGGCGCGCGCTTCGCGCAGCGCGAGTACGCCCTCAACCGCACCGGCTCCAACGGCAACTTCGACGCCGTTCTCGAAGCCGAATACACCTTTCCGCACGCCGGCGAATACACCGTCGCAGCGCGGGTGCAGGACAATCTGGACGGGCAGGCAACGGCCGTCGCCATGATCAAGGTGGCGAATGGCCGTTGTGAAGTGAAACCAGTGGGTAGCGAGGGTTGA
- a CDS encoding Integrase, with protein MAAQSKPLTALAARKAEPRQKPYKLAAGGGLYLQVMPTGAKYWRWKYRYGNKEKRIALGVFPEVSLAQAGQLRDDARVKLHGGIDPASQRKLEKLAVNLAAENTFAAIAREWLDTKSGEWVPEHTAKIRAWLENHVFPWIGDKPIAELEAPEVLSMLRRLVKRGTLNTAGRVRETVSAIFRYAIATGRAKRDPAADLRDALPRADTRNFAAITEPDGVAELLRAIDGYQGHPVTLAALRLSPLLFQRPGELRAMAWSEIDLDAAEWRIPASRRKLRKAAKENPRTPPHIVPLASQAVAILRELQRLTGNGPLVFPGVRTRHRPMSENTVNAALRRLGYTTEQMTGHGFRHMASTRLNELGWNPDAIERQLSHRDRDSIRGTYNLAQYMDERRRMMQAWADYLDGLKQGSNVVPIRKVAV; from the coding sequence ATGGCCGCGCAATCCAAGCCCTTGACCGCCCTCGCTGCTCGCAAAGCAGAGCCGCGGCAGAAGCCTTACAAGCTTGCAGCAGGCGGAGGGCTGTATCTGCAAGTCATGCCCACGGGCGCGAAGTATTGGCGCTGGAAGTACCGATACGGCAACAAGGAGAAGCGCATCGCTCTGGGCGTGTTCCCGGAAGTCTCGCTCGCGCAAGCAGGTCAACTGCGGGACGATGCGCGTGTGAAATTGCATGGCGGCATCGATCCGGCATCCCAGCGCAAGCTCGAAAAGCTCGCCGTCAACCTGGCCGCCGAAAATACCTTTGCAGCCATCGCGCGAGAATGGCTGGACACGAAGTCCGGCGAATGGGTGCCGGAACACACGGCAAAGATTCGCGCGTGGCTGGAGAATCACGTGTTCCCGTGGATCGGCGACAAGCCCATCGCCGAGTTGGAAGCGCCCGAAGTGCTGTCCATGCTGCGGCGGCTGGTGAAGCGTGGAACATTGAACACCGCCGGACGAGTCCGGGAAACCGTGAGCGCGATCTTTCGTTACGCCATCGCGACAGGTCGCGCCAAGCGCGATCCCGCCGCCGATCTGCGCGATGCGCTTCCACGGGCCGATACGAGAAATTTCGCCGCGATCACTGAACCTGATGGCGTCGCCGAGTTGCTCCGCGCAATTGACGGGTATCAAGGACACCCGGTGACACTGGCGGCCTTGCGATTGTCCCCGTTGCTCTTCCAACGTCCCGGCGAGCTCCGCGCGATGGCGTGGAGTGAGATCGACCTCGACGCGGCCGAATGGCGCATCCCGGCGAGTCGCCGCAAACTGCGCAAGGCCGCCAAGGAGAATCCTCGCACACCGCCCCATATCGTCCCGCTGGCATCACAAGCGGTGGCAATCTTGCGAGAGCTTCAAAGGTTGACCGGAAATGGTCCGCTGGTGTTTCCCGGCGTGCGCACCCGCCACCGTCCCATGAGCGAGAACACCGTCAACGCCGCGCTGCGGCGGCTCGGTTACACCACCGAGCAAATGACCGGACACGGCTTCCGGCACATGGCGTCCACGCGTTTGAACGAGCTTGGCTGGAATCCGGATGCCATCGAGCGCCAGCTATCTCACCGCGATCGCGATTCCATTCGCGGAACGTACAACCTGGCCCAGTACATGGACGAGCGCCGCAGGATGATGCAGGCGTGGGCTGACTATCTGGATGGGCTGAAACAGGGAAGCAATGTTGTACCGATCCGCAAGGTCGCAGTTTGA